A DNA window from Variovorax sp. J2L1-78 contains the following coding sequences:
- a CDS encoding tripartite tricarboxylate transporter substrate binding protein, translating to MKTTTSVARRHFVLGGLGAAALIAAPARALAAGYPERPITFICPWPAGGTADRSMRTICQIAGSELGQPIALENRAGASGMLGTKAMASAKPDGYTIGQIPISVTRFAQLGTVQIDPLKDLTYLARTSGQTFGIAVPANSPFKSLKDVVTQAKAKPGILTYAHAGIGGATHVGMEQFAQAAGVKFNAIAYKGGSAALQDVLGEQVDMLADSSSWAPHVESGKLRLLATWGEARTPRFKDTPTLKELGFDVVVEAPNGIGAPAGLPPDVEKRLRDAFRVAVQSDDFRKVAESIDAPVMYQDGPDYRKYVQSVYRQETELIRKLNLKEMMAKG from the coding sequence ATGAAAACCACCACGTCCGTGGCGCGGCGCCACTTCGTGCTTGGCGGGCTCGGCGCGGCTGCGCTGATCGCCGCGCCGGCACGCGCGCTTGCAGCCGGCTATCCCGAGCGTCCGATCACCTTCATCTGCCCCTGGCCGGCCGGCGGCACCGCCGACCGGTCGATGCGCACGATCTGCCAGATCGCGGGGAGCGAACTCGGACAGCCGATCGCGCTCGAGAACCGCGCGGGTGCATCGGGCATGCTGGGCACCAAGGCGATGGCCTCGGCGAAGCCCGACGGCTACACGATCGGACAGATCCCCATCTCGGTCACGCGCTTCGCGCAACTCGGCACGGTGCAGATCGACCCGCTCAAGGACCTCACCTACCTCGCGCGCACCTCGGGGCAGACCTTCGGCATCGCCGTGCCGGCCAATTCCCCCTTCAAGTCCCTGAAGGATGTGGTGACCCAGGCCAAGGCGAAGCCGGGCATCCTCACCTATGCCCACGCCGGCATCGGCGGCGCCACGCACGTCGGCATGGAGCAGTTCGCGCAGGCCGCCGGCGTCAAGTTCAATGCCATCGCCTACAAGGGCGGCTCGGCCGCCTTGCAGGACGTGCTGGGCGAGCAGGTCGACATGCTGGCCGACAGCAGCTCGTGGGCGCCGCATGTCGAAAGCGGCAAGCTGCGCCTGCTCGCGACCTGGGGTGAAGCGCGCACCCCACGCTTCAAGGACACGCCCACGCTCAAGGAACTCGGCTTCGACGTCGTGGTGGAAGCACCCAACGGCATCGGTGCGCCCGCCGGCCTGCCGCCCGACGTGGAAAAGCGCCTGCGCGATGCCTTCCGGGTCGCGGTCCAGAGCGACGACTTCCGCAAGGTGGCCGAGAGCATCGACGCACCGGTCATGTACCAGGACGGCCCGGATTACCGCAAGTACGTCCAGTCGGTGTACCGGCAGGAGACCGAGCTGATCCGCAAACTGAATCTCAAGGAAATGATGGCGAAAGGCTGA
- a CDS encoding UxaA family hydrolase, giving the protein MNHSPLLRLHPNDNVLVAKASIGLGESIATFGVRARAQIPAGHKIAACAIAAGEPVRKYDTVIGVASRDLQAGDYVHSHNLTLVDFYRDPAFCTDVRPVAFVPAAERATFMGFVRPDGGVGTRNFIGILSSVNCSATVIKHIAAHFTPERLAAYPHVDGVVAFAQTSGCGMSSPSEHFDVLRRTLAGYARHPNLAGVLIVGLGCERNQVDALVDSQQLEPGRLMRTLVMQDVGGTRKTIEAGIRAIEDMLPDADAARRTRVGAHHLKIGLECGGSDGFSAISANPALGAAMDVLVQHGGTAILSETPEIHGVEFMLTRRAITPAVGQKLLDRLAWWERYAAGQNAQFNGVVGHGNQAGGLANIFEKSLGSAMKGGTTPLRAVYEYAERIEEHGFVFMDSPGYDPVAATGQIASGAQLICFTTGRGSMFGSKPAPTIKLASNTPMYRRLEEDMDINCGVVIDGDMNVPELGQRIFEQILRHASGEPTKSETLGLGDHEFVPWHLGIVS; this is encoded by the coding sequence ATGAACCACAGCCCCCTGCTCCGCCTGCATCCGAACGACAACGTGCTGGTCGCCAAGGCATCCATCGGCCTGGGTGAGTCGATCGCGACCTTCGGCGTGCGCGCACGCGCCCAGATCCCGGCCGGCCACAAGATCGCCGCCTGCGCCATCGCAGCCGGAGAGCCGGTCAGGAAGTACGACACGGTCATCGGCGTGGCGTCGCGCGACCTGCAGGCGGGCGACTACGTGCACAGCCACAACCTCACGCTGGTCGACTTCTACCGCGACCCGGCCTTCTGCACCGACGTGCGCCCGGTGGCCTTCGTGCCGGCAGCCGAGCGCGCGACCTTCATGGGCTTCGTGCGGCCGGACGGCGGCGTGGGCACGCGCAACTTCATCGGCATCCTGTCGTCGGTGAATTGCTCCGCGACGGTGATCAAGCACATCGCGGCGCACTTCACACCCGAGCGGCTCGCGGCCTACCCGCACGTGGACGGCGTGGTCGCCTTCGCGCAAACCAGCGGCTGCGGCATGTCGTCGCCCAGCGAGCACTTCGACGTGCTGCGCCGCACGCTGGCGGGCTATGCACGCCACCCGAACCTGGCGGGCGTGCTCATCGTCGGGCTGGGCTGCGAGCGCAACCAGGTCGATGCGCTGGTCGACTCGCAGCAGCTCGAACCCGGCCGGTTGATGCGCACGCTGGTGATGCAGGACGTCGGCGGCACGCGCAAGACGATCGAGGCCGGCATCCGCGCCATCGAGGACATGCTGCCGGATGCCGACGCGGCACGGCGCACGCGGGTCGGCGCACATCACCTGAAGATCGGGCTCGAATGCGGCGGATCGGACGGCTTCTCGGCCATCTCGGCCAACCCGGCGCTCGGTGCCGCGATGGACGTGCTGGTGCAGCACGGCGGCACCGCTATCCTGTCGGAGACGCCGGAGATCCATGGCGTCGAATTCATGCTGACGCGGCGTGCCATCACGCCGGCCGTCGGGCAGAAACTGCTCGACCGGCTGGCCTGGTGGGAACGCTACGCGGCCGGCCAGAACGCGCAGTTCAACGGCGTCGTCGGCCACGGCAACCAGGCCGGCGGGCTGGCGAACATCTTCGAGAAATCGCTCGGCTCCGCGATGAAGGGCGGCACCACGCCGCTGCGTGCGGTGTACGAGTACGCGGAGCGGATCGAGGAGCACGGCTTCGTCTTCATGGACTCCCCCGGCTACGACCCGGTCGCGGCCACCGGCCAGATCGCCAGCGGCGCGCAATTGATCTGCTTCACGACCGGACGCGGTTCGATGTTCGGCAGCAAGCCCGCCCCCACCATCAAGCTCGCGAGCAACACGCCGATGTACCGCCGGCTCGAGGAAGACATGGACATCAACTGCGGCGTGGTGATCGACGGCGACATGAACGTGCCAGAGCTCGGGCAGCGCATCTTCGAGCAGATCCTTCGCCACGCGTCCGGCGAACCGACGAAGAGCGAGACGCTCGGCCTCGGTGACCACGAATTCGTGCCGTGGCATCTCGGCATCGTCAGCTGA
- the hpaI gene encoding 4-hydroxy-2-oxoheptanedioate aldolase — MPAHNPFKTALAARQPQVGLWLSMADPYMAEVSATTGFDWLLIDGEHAPNDLRSTLAALQAVAPHPAQPVVRAVNGDTALIKQLLDIGARSLLVPMVDTAEQARALVSATRYPPRGIRGVGSAVGRASQWSARADYLDTADDEVCLLVQAETVTALSNLAAICAVDGVHGVFIGPADLAASMGHRGRPGHPEVQAAIEAAMRTIVASGKAAGTLTSDPALARRYLDLGCTFVAVGVDVLLYAGAARRLAADFLRRPAPPVAIAQERGAY, encoded by the coding sequence ATGCCCGCTCACAACCCCTTCAAGACCGCACTCGCCGCACGCCAGCCGCAGGTCGGCCTCTGGCTGTCGATGGCCGACCCGTACATGGCCGAGGTCAGCGCGACCACCGGCTTCGACTGGCTGCTGATCGATGGCGAACACGCGCCCAACGACCTGCGCTCCACCCTGGCCGCCCTGCAGGCCGTGGCGCCGCATCCCGCGCAGCCGGTGGTGCGCGCGGTGAACGGCGACACCGCGCTGATCAAGCAGTTGCTCGACATCGGCGCGCGGAGCCTGCTGGTGCCGATGGTCGACACGGCCGAGCAGGCCCGCGCACTGGTGTCGGCCACGCGCTATCCGCCGCGCGGTATCCGGGGTGTGGGCAGTGCCGTGGGGCGCGCCTCGCAATGGAGTGCACGCGCCGACTACCTCGACACCGCGGACGACGAGGTCTGCCTGCTGGTGCAGGCCGAGACGGTGACGGCGCTGTCGAACCTGGCGGCGATCTGTGCGGTGGATGGCGTCCACGGCGTCTTCATCGGCCCGGCCGATCTCGCTGCCTCGATGGGACACCGCGGACGGCCGGGGCATCCCGAGGTGCAGGCGGCGATCGAGGCGGCCATGCGGACCATCGTGGCCTCGGGCAAGGCCGCAGGCACGCTGACCTCCGACCCGGCGCTGGCGCGGCGCTACCTCGACCTGGGTTGCACCTTCGTCGCGGTGGGCGTCGACGTGCTGCTCTACGCAGGCGCGGCGCGCAGGCTGGCCGCCGACTTCCTTCGGCGCCCAGCGCCGCCGGTCGCGATCGCGCAGGAGCGCGGCGCCTACTGA
- a CDS encoding haloacid dehalogenase type II has translation MQAQPDVDDLKVIAFDVFGTVVDWHGGIAAEVERLLPGVDGGAFALAWRAGYQPAMRGVMERIAAGEGGFTLLDELHLSILENVLRDLGVTRLDAAHKRELNRAWHRLPAWPDAVAGLARLKSKYIVCTLSNGNIGLLTEMAKHAGLPWDCVLSAEVFKAYKPDPRTYLGVAGVFDIAPRQVMLAAAHHDDLAAARACGLRTAYIERPNEFGAAQPKDVSPQAGNELHVADIGVLADRLGC, from the coding sequence ATGCAGGCGCAGCCCGACGTCGACGACCTGAAGGTCATCGCCTTCGACGTGTTCGGCACCGTGGTCGACTGGCACGGCGGCATTGCGGCCGAGGTCGAGCGCCTGCTGCCCGGTGTCGACGGCGGCGCCTTCGCGCTGGCCTGGCGCGCCGGTTACCAGCCCGCGATGCGGGGCGTGATGGAACGGATCGCGGCGGGCGAGGGCGGCTTCACGCTGCTCGACGAACTGCACCTGAGCATCCTCGAGAACGTGCTGCGCGATCTCGGCGTGACGCGGCTCGATGCGGCGCACAAGCGCGAACTCAACCGCGCCTGGCACCGCCTGCCGGCCTGGCCCGACGCGGTGGCCGGCCTCGCGCGGCTGAAGTCGAAATACATCGTGTGCACGCTGTCCAACGGCAACATCGGTCTCTTGACCGAGATGGCGAAGCATGCCGGCCTGCCCTGGGACTGCGTGCTCTCCGCCGAGGTCTTCAAGGCCTACAAGCCGGACCCGCGCACCTACCTGGGCGTGGCCGGCGTGTTCGACATCGCGCCGCGGCAGGTGATGCTGGCGGCCGCGCACCATGACGACCTGGCCGCGGCGCGTGCCTGCGGGCTGCGCACGGCCTACATCGAGCGTCCGAACGAGTTCGGTGCGGCGCAGCCGAAGGATGTGTCGCCACAAGCCGGCAACGAGCTGCACGTCGCCGACATCGGGGTGCTGGCCGACCGGCTGGGCTGCTGA
- a CDS encoding bifunctional 4-hydroxy-2-oxoglutarate aldolase/2-dehydro-3-deoxy-phosphogluconate aldolase, whose product MAVNPDKLTALDVMRDAPVIPVIVLHDVAHAVPLARALVAGGIRMLEVTLRTPQALQCIEAIARDVPEAVAGAGTIRSASDAQASVLAGAKFGVSPGYTSAVGKACRDLGLPLLPGVATGSEIMMAQEDGYQQLKFFPAMQAGGLPMLKAWQGPFGDVTFCPTGGIHAGNAAEFLALSNVACVGGSWIVPTDAIQQGDWARIEQLAREATQLAR is encoded by the coding sequence ATGGCTGTAAACCCCGACAAATTGACCGCGCTCGACGTGATGCGCGATGCGCCGGTGATCCCGGTGATCGTGCTGCACGACGTGGCGCATGCCGTGCCGCTGGCGCGCGCGCTGGTGGCCGGCGGCATCCGCATGCTCGAAGTCACGCTGCGCACGCCGCAGGCGCTGCAGTGCATCGAGGCCATCGCCCGCGACGTGCCCGAGGCCGTGGCCGGCGCCGGCACCATCCGCAGCGCGTCCGACGCGCAGGCCTCGGTGCTGGCGGGTGCGAAGTTCGGCGTGAGCCCCGGCTACACGTCCGCGGTCGGCAAGGCCTGCCGTGACCTCGGCCTGCCGCTGTTGCCCGGCGTGGCGACCGGCAGCGAAATCATGATGGCGCAGGAGGACGGCTACCAGCAGCTCAAGTTCTTCCCCGCGATGCAGGCCGGCGGCCTGCCGATGCTCAAGGCCTGGCAAGGGCCGTTCGGCGACGTGACCTTCTGCCCGACGGGCGGCATCCACGCGGGCAACGCGGCGGAGTTCCTCGCGCTGTCGAACGTGGCCTGCGTGGGCGGCTCGTGGATCGTGCCGACCGACGCCATCCAGCAGGGCGATTGGGCGCGCATCGAACAACTGGCGCGCGAAGCCACGCAACTGGCGCGCTGA
- the edd gene encoding phosphogluconate dehydratase yields MPLHDTVQAVTRRIRERSAPTRAAYLEQIDAYGRRDRGSDRMGCANVAHAVAGVPVNDKLKIVAERAPNIGIVTAYNDMLSAHAPYQGYPDIIKHEARRLGATAQVAGGVPAMCDGVTQGTPGMELSLFSRDVIAMGTAVALTHDMFDAALMLGVCDKIVPGLLIGALHFGHLPTVFVPAGPMPSGLSNSDKAKVREQAAQGLVGRAGLMEAEMAAYHAPGTCTFYGTANSNQMLLEAMGLHVPGTAFIQPGNAMREALTREAVRTVLGKASPAAFRCPPIGRLVDERAIVNAMAALLATGGSTNHLIHWVAVARAAGIVIDWNDFSELSDVVPLLTRVYPNGSADVNAFQDAGGPGYVIGELVGAGLMHADVLTVRAGGIAEFANIPTMAGEPSAEGVLHWHSAAPSKNDAVARPVSAPFSATGGLKLLTGNLGRSVIKVSSVPDDRHVIEAPARVFDSQAALQKAFTAGELDRDVVCVVRWQGPQANGMPELHKLTPPLSVLQGKGFRVALVTDGRMSGASGKVPAAIHVSPEAAAGGPLAKVRDGDVIRLDGVAGTLAVLLPDDEWAQRETATMPDEQRLADGRGLGRELFAGMRRNALTAEEGACSWL; encoded by the coding sequence ATGCCACTCCACGACACCGTCCAAGCCGTCACCCGGCGCATCCGCGAACGCAGCGCGCCGACCCGCGCGGCCTACCTGGAACAGATCGACGCCTACGGGCGCCGAGACCGCGGTTCCGACCGCATGGGCTGCGCGAACGTGGCCCACGCGGTGGCCGGCGTGCCGGTCAACGACAAGCTCAAGATCGTCGCCGAGCGCGCGCCAAACATCGGCATCGTCACCGCCTACAACGACATGCTCTCGGCCCACGCGCCGTACCAGGGCTACCCGGACATCATCAAGCACGAGGCCCGTCGCCTCGGCGCCACCGCGCAGGTGGCCGGCGGCGTGCCGGCCATGTGCGACGGCGTCACGCAGGGTACGCCGGGCATGGAGCTGAGCCTGTTCAGCCGCGACGTGATCGCGATGGGCACGGCCGTCGCCCTCACGCACGACATGTTCGACGCCGCACTGATGCTGGGCGTGTGCGACAAGATCGTGCCCGGCCTCTTGATCGGCGCGCTGCACTTCGGCCACCTGCCCACCGTCTTCGTGCCGGCCGGGCCGATGCCCTCGGGCCTGTCGAACAGCGACAAGGCCAAGGTGCGCGAACAGGCGGCGCAAGGCCTGGTTGGCCGCGCGGGCCTGATGGAGGCCGAGATGGCTGCCTACCACGCGCCTGGCACCTGCACCTTCTACGGCACCGCCAACAGCAACCAGATGCTGCTCGAGGCGATGGGCCTGCACGTGCCCGGTACCGCCTTCATCCAGCCCGGCAACGCGATGCGCGAGGCGCTCACGCGCGAGGCCGTGCGCACGGTGCTCGGCAAGGCGTCGCCGGCAGCGTTCCGGTGCCCGCCGATCGGCCGGCTGGTCGACGAGCGCGCCATCGTCAACGCGATGGCGGCGCTGCTGGCCACCGGCGGGTCGACCAACCACCTGATCCACTGGGTGGCGGTGGCGCGTGCCGCCGGCATCGTGATCGACTGGAACGATTTCTCCGAACTGTCCGACGTGGTGCCGCTGCTCACGCGGGTCTATCCCAACGGCAGCGCCGACGTGAACGCCTTCCAGGACGCCGGCGGCCCCGGCTACGTGATCGGCGAACTGGTCGGCGCCGGGCTCATGCACGCCGATGTGCTGACCGTGCGGGCCGGCGGCATCGCCGAGTTCGCCAACATCCCCACGATGGCCGGCGAGCCCTCGGCCGAGGGCGTGCTGCACTGGCACTCGGCGGCGCCGTCGAAGAACGACGCCGTCGCGCGTCCCGTGTCGGCACCGTTCAGCGCCACCGGCGGGCTCAAGCTGCTCACCGGCAACCTGGGTCGCAGCGTCATCAAGGTCTCGTCGGTGCCCGACGACCGCCACGTGATCGAAGCGCCCGCGCGGGTGTTCGACTCGCAGGCGGCGCTGCAGAAGGCCTTCACCGCCGGCGAGCTCGACCGCGACGTGGTCTGCGTGGTGCGCTGGCAGGGCCCGCAGGCCAACGGCATGCCCGAGCTGCACAAGCTCACGCCGCCGCTGTCGGTGCTGCAGGGCAAGGGCTTCCGCGTGGCGCTGGTCACCGACGGCCGCATGAGCGGCGCGTCGGGCAAGGTGCCCGCGGCCATCCACGTCTCGCCCGAAGCAGCGGCCGGCGGTCCGCTCGCCAAGGTGCGCGACGGCGATGTGATCCGGCTCGACGGCGTGGCCGGCACCCTGGCGGTGCTGCTGCCGGACGACGAATGGGCGCAACGCGAGACGGCTACCATGCCCGACGAACAACGCCTGGCGGACGGCCGCGGCCTCGGCCGCGAACTGTTCGCCGGCATGCGCCGCAATGCGCTCACCGCAGAAGAAGGAGCCTGCTCATGGCTGTAA
- a CDS encoding TRAP transporter substrate-binding protein, producing MRIRFALAGLVAALAAAGAVQAQDFKPRIVRFGYGLVDNSNQGRAVRVFAEAVEKATGGKMKIRGIGNASLGSDTQMQQALIGGAQEMMVGSTATLVGIVPEMAVWDTPFLFANVKEADAVLDGPVGEKVKAKLEPKGMVGLVYWENGFRNLTNSKRPVNKLEDMNDIKLRVMQNNVFLDSFKALGANAVPLPFSELFTALETRAVDGQENPFNTVVSSKFYEVQKYLTVTNHVYSPWIVTVSKKWWDTLSPAEKKVLQDAAVKSRDFERKDTREEAAKALAELKGKGMQVNELPASEANRMREKLVSVNVGIAKSVGQETWDAVNAAVAQTRGK from the coding sequence ATGCGCATTCGTTTCGCTCTCGCCGGCCTGGTGGCCGCACTCGCCGCCGCAGGCGCCGTCCAGGCCCAGGACTTCAAGCCGCGCATCGTGCGCTTCGGCTATGGCCTGGTGGACAACTCCAACCAGGGCCGCGCCGTGCGGGTCTTCGCCGAGGCGGTGGAGAAGGCCACCGGCGGCAAGATGAAGATCCGCGGCATCGGCAATGCGTCGCTCGGTTCCGACACCCAGATGCAGCAGGCGCTCATCGGCGGCGCGCAGGAGATGATGGTCGGCTCGACCGCCACGCTGGTGGGCATCGTGCCCGAGATGGCGGTGTGGGACACGCCCTTCCTCTTTGCCAATGTGAAGGAAGCCGACGCCGTGCTCGACGGCCCGGTGGGCGAGAAGGTCAAGGCCAAGCTGGAGCCCAAGGGCATGGTCGGTCTGGTGTACTGGGAGAACGGCTTTCGCAACCTTACCAACAGCAAGCGCCCGGTCAACAAGCTGGAGGACATGAACGACATCAAGCTGCGCGTGATGCAGAACAACGTGTTCCTCGACAGCTTCAAGGCGCTCGGTGCCAACGCGGTGCCGCTGCCTTTCTCCGAACTGTTCACCGCGCTGGAAACGCGCGCCGTGGATGGCCAGGAGAACCCGTTCAACACCGTGGTATCGAGCAAGTTCTACGAGGTGCAGAAGTACCTGACGGTGACCAACCACGTCTACAGCCCCTGGATCGTCACGGTGAGCAAGAAGTGGTGGGACACGCTGAGCCCGGCCGAGAAGAAGGTCCTGCAGGACGCCGCCGTGAAGAGCCGCGACTTCGAGCGCAAGGACACGCGCGAGGAAGCCGCCAAGGCGCTGGCCGAGCTCAAGGGCAAGGGCATGCAGGTGAATGAACTGCCGGCGTCCGAGGCCAACCGCATGCGCGAGAAGCTCGTCAGCGTGAACGTCGGGATCGCGAAGTCCGTGGGTCAGGAGACCTGGGACGCGGTCAACGCGGCCGTGGCGCAGACCCGCGGCAAGTAA
- a CDS encoding TRAP transporter large permease, with product MIVTAIFLIVLIGGMVIGMPIAHALVLTGVALMWHLDFFDAQLLAQNLQAGFDNFPLLAVPFFILAGELMNAGGLSRRIIDLARAFVGHIPGGLGFVAIGAAVLLASMSGSAIADTAALATILLPMMREQKYPPGYSAGLLASGGIIAPIIPPSMPFVIYGVTTNTSISKLFLAGVFPGLMMGVFLIGAWWWIARKHRLPAMPRVAWGARMKALLHSFWAMMMPVIILGGLKGGIFTPTEAAVVAAVYALIVSMFVYREMTWARLYEVFLAAGKTTAVVMFLCGAATVTAYMITLADLPNMLADSFSGVMGNPIVFMALMMLFLLVVGTAMDLTPTILIFGPVCAPLAVKAGIDPVYFGFMFIYVGCIGLITPPVGTVQNVVAGVGNLRMETVIKGTTPFLLMYVLLAVLFVLFPSLITAPLAWMH from the coding sequence ATGATCGTCACCGCCATCTTCCTGATCGTGCTCATCGGCGGCATGGTGATCGGCATGCCGATCGCCCATGCGCTGGTGCTGACCGGTGTCGCGCTCATGTGGCACCTGGACTTCTTCGACGCGCAGCTGCTCGCGCAGAACCTGCAGGCCGGCTTCGACAACTTCCCGCTGCTGGCCGTGCCCTTCTTCATCCTGGCCGGCGAGCTGATGAACGCGGGCGGCCTGTCGCGCCGCATCATCGACCTGGCCCGTGCGTTCGTGGGGCACATCCCCGGCGGCCTGGGCTTCGTGGCCATCGGCGCCGCGGTGCTGCTGGCGTCGATGAGCGGCTCGGCCATCGCCGACACCGCCGCGCTCGCCACCATCCTGCTGCCGATGATGCGTGAGCAGAAGTACCCGCCCGGCTACAGCGCGGGCCTGCTCGCGTCGGGGGGGATCATCGCGCCGATCATCCCGCCGTCGATGCCTTTCGTGATCTACGGCGTGACGACCAACACGTCGATCAGCAAGCTGTTCCTCGCCGGCGTGTTCCCCGGCCTGATGATGGGCGTGTTCCTGATCGGCGCCTGGTGGTGGATCGCCCGCAAGCATCGCTTGCCAGCCATGCCGCGCGTGGCGTGGGGCGCGCGGATGAAGGCGCTGCTGCACAGCTTCTGGGCCATGATGATGCCGGTCATCATCCTGGGCGGCCTCAAGGGCGGCATCTTCACGCCGACCGAAGCGGCGGTGGTGGCCGCGGTCTACGCGCTTATCGTCTCGATGTTCGTCTACCGCGAAATGACCTGGGCCCGGCTCTACGAGGTGTTCCTGGCCGCGGGCAAGACCACGGCGGTGGTGATGTTCCTGTGCGGCGCGGCCACCGTGACGGCCTACATGATCACGCTGGCCGACCTGCCCAACATGCTGGCCGACAGTTTCTCGGGCGTGATGGGCAACCCCATCGTGTTCATGGCGCTGATGATGCTGTTCCTGCTGGTGGTCGGCACCGCGATGGACCTGACGCCCACCATCCTGATCTTCGGCCCCGTGTGCGCGCCGCTGGCCGTCAAGGCCGGCATCGATCCGGTGTACTTCGGTTTCATGTTCATCTACGTGGGCTGCATCGGCCTGATCACGCCGCCGGTCGGCACCGTGCAGAACGTGGTGGCCGGTGTCGGCAATCTGCGCATGGAAACCGTGATCAAGGGCACCACGCCCTTCCTGCTCATGTACGTGCTGCTGGCCGTGCTGTTCGTGCTGTTCCCGTCGCTCATCACCGCGCCGCTGGCCTGGATGCATTGA
- a CDS encoding TRAP transporter small permease, with amino-acid sequence MSHPPSTTPAPRKPALHRLAELFMVVALAGMVIAVFVNVVLRYVFATSIVSYEEISRLLFVWLVAVGTIVAAFEGKHLGFDMLTSRLKGGSRKGLFWVSQALVALCMVLLLKGAWGQVIAGMESYSTVLGYPLAIGAAATLVLAVGLLVALVFDLVRGAPPATSGDAGEIE; translated from the coding sequence ATGAGTCATCCCCCTTCCACCACGCCGGCGCCCCGAAAGCCGGCGCTGCACCGCCTGGCCGAACTCTTCATGGTCGTGGCGCTGGCCGGCATGGTCATCGCCGTCTTCGTCAACGTCGTGCTGCGCTACGTGTTCGCCACCAGCATCGTCTCGTACGAGGAAATCTCGCGCCTGCTCTTCGTCTGGCTGGTGGCTGTCGGCACCATCGTGGCCGCCTTCGAGGGCAAGCACCTGGGCTTCGACATGCTGACCTCGCGCCTGAAGGGCGGGTCGCGCAAGGGCCTGTTCTGGGTGAGCCAGGCACTGGTCGCGCTGTGCATGGTGCTGCTGCTCAAGGGCGCCTGGGGCCAGGTGATCGCCGGCATGGAGAGCTACAGCACCGTGCTGGGCTATCCGCTGGCGATCGGTGCGGCCGCCACGCTGGTGCTGGCGGTCGGCCTCTTGGTCGCGCTGGTGTTCGACCTGGTGCGCGGCGCGCCGCCGGCCACGTCCGGCGACGCCGGCGAGATCGAGTGA
- a CDS encoding gluconokinase, whose product MDSAISSFEPQAIVVMGVSGCGKSSVGAACADALGWTLHEGDTYHAPESVAKMRAGTPLTDADRAGWLDRLAGLLASPSEGAGRVLTCSALRRRYRDRLREATPHLGFVFLALDYDAALARVQSRAGHFFSPALVSNQFATLESPVGEPGVLVLDATQPMADLVAAVVAWAAPTQAATAPPHPTTGRDTSPGDIA is encoded by the coding sequence ATGGACAGCGCTATCTCATCCTTCGAACCCCAAGCCATCGTGGTCATGGGCGTCTCCGGCTGCGGCAAGTCCAGCGTCGGTGCGGCCTGTGCGGACGCCCTGGGCTGGACGCTGCACGAGGGCGACACGTACCACGCGCCCGAGAGCGTCGCCAAGATGCGCGCGGGCACACCGCTGACCGATGCCGACCGCGCCGGCTGGCTGGACCGACTGGCCGGCCTGCTGGCGTCGCCGTCCGAGGGCGCCGGCCGGGTGCTGACCTGTTCCGCGCTGCGCCGCCGTTACCGCGACCGGCTGCGTGAGGCCACGCCGCACCTGGGCTTCGTCTTCCTGGCCCTCGACTACGACGCGGCGCTGGCCCGGGTGCAGTCGCGGGCCGGTCATTTCTTCTCGCCGGCGCTGGTGTCGAACCAGTTCGCCACGCTCGAATCGCCCGTGGGCGAGCCGGGCGTGCTGGTGCTGGACGCCACGCAGCCCATGGCGGACCTGGTCGCCGCGGTGGTCGCCTGGGCCGCACCGACGCAGGCCGCGACCGCACCTCCCCATCCCACCACAGGGCGCGACACGTCGCCCGGAGACATCGCATGA